In Streptomyces dangxiongensis, one DNA window encodes the following:
- a CDS encoding TFIIB-type zinc ribbon-containing protein, producing MQCPKCHAPMHTYNRNGVQIEQCSGCRGIFLDYGELEALTRLETQWSQPAPPPPAPQSYPAPPAPAWGAPQGGHHGGHHGGGHGHYEQHRHKSFGHMLFSS from the coding sequence ATGCAGTGTCCGAAGTGCCATGCGCCGATGCACACCTACAACCGCAACGGCGTTCAGATCGAGCAGTGCAGCGGCTGCCGCGGCATCTTCCTCGACTACGGCGAGCTGGAGGCGCTGACCCGCCTGGAGACCCAGTGGTCCCAGCCCGCTCCGCCCCCGCCGGCCCCGCAGTCGTACCCGGCCCCGCCCGCGCCCGCCTGGGGCGCCCCGCAGGGCGGTCACCACGGCGGTCACCACGGCGGCGGGCACGGTCACTACGAGCAGCACCGCCACAAGAGCTTCGGCCACATGCTCTTCTCTAGCTGA
- a CDS encoding chorismate-binding protein, with the protein MLHHPPLARFGDRVATGLLDVTTDPAALDSTGFWAVCADFEGRLTCARFADVREEPVPAPVPGAWRGPAPGDWTSSLDRAAYTAAVRRIREHIAAGDVYQANLCRVLGAPVAPDADVDALTALLARGNPAPYAGTVRLPEHGVEIATASPELFLRRDGRVVESGPIKGTGRTEADLLEKDYAENVMIVDLVRNDIGRVCAAGSVSVPDLCAVEKHPGLVHLVSTVRGELREDAGWPELLAAAFPPGSVTGAPKPSALGIIAALETAPRGPYCGGIGWVDADRGTGALAVGIRTFWIDRADGNLRFGTGAGITWGSDPEGEWRETELKASRLLAVASGSYEDTERALT; encoded by the coding sequence GTGCTCCACCACCCTCCCCTGGCCCGCTTCGGCGACCGTGTCGCCACCGGCCTCCTCGACGTCACCACGGACCCGGCCGCGCTGGACTCCACCGGCTTCTGGGCCGTCTGCGCGGACTTCGAGGGCCGGCTGACCTGCGCCCGCTTCGCGGACGTACGCGAGGAGCCGGTGCCCGCCCCGGTGCCGGGCGCCTGGCGGGGCCCGGCGCCGGGGGACTGGACCTCCTCCCTGGACCGGGCCGCGTACACGGCGGCCGTCCGCAGGATCCGCGAGCACATCGCGGCCGGCGACGTCTACCAGGCCAACCTCTGCCGGGTGCTCGGCGCGCCCGTCGCCCCGGACGCCGACGTCGACGCCCTGACCGCCCTGCTGGCCCGCGGCAACCCGGCGCCGTACGCGGGCACGGTCCGCCTGCCGGAGCACGGCGTGGAGATCGCCACCGCCTCGCCCGAGCTGTTCCTGCGCCGGGACGGCCGCGTCGTCGAATCGGGGCCGATCAAGGGCACCGGGCGCACCGAGGCGGACCTCCTGGAGAAGGACTACGCCGAGAACGTGATGATCGTGGACCTCGTCCGCAACGACATCGGGCGTGTCTGCGCGGCCGGCAGCGTGAGCGTCCCCGACCTGTGCGCCGTGGAGAAGCACCCGGGCCTCGTCCACCTCGTCTCCACCGTGCGCGGCGAGCTGCGCGAGGACGCCGGCTGGCCGGAGCTGCTGGCCGCCGCCTTCCCGCCCGGCTCGGTCACCGGCGCGCCGAAGCCGAGCGCCCTGGGGATCATCGCGGCGCTGGAGACGGCACCGCGCGGCCCGTACTGCGGCGGGATCGGCTGGGTCGACGCCGACCGGGGCACCGGCGCGCTGGCCGTGGGCATCCGCACCTTCTGGATCGACCGGGCCGACGGCAACCTGCGCTTCGGCACCGGCGCCGGCATCACCTGGGGCTCCGACCCCGAGGGGGAGTGGCGGGAGACCGAGCTGAAGGCGTCCCGGCTGCTCGCGGTAGCGTCGGGATCGTACGAGGACACGGAAAGGGCGCTCACATGA
- a CDS encoding aminotransferase class IV, with the protein MRIWLDGGLRDSDAARVSVFDHGLTVGDGVFETVKAVEGRPFALTRHLDRLTRSARGLGLPDPAHDEIREACTAVLAANPMPLGRLRITYTGGYGPLGSDRGAHGPTLVVALGEVTRRPDTTAVITVPWTRNERGALTGLKTTSYAENVVALARAHRHGASEALFGNTVGRLCEGTGSNVFVVLDGEIHTPPVASGCLPGITRALTVEWTGARETDLPLDVVQRADEVFLTSTLRDVQAVHRVDGRELPGTPGPVTAKAMRIFDELSGQDLDP; encoded by the coding sequence ATGAGGATCTGGCTGGACGGCGGGCTGCGGGACTCGGACGCCGCCCGGGTCTCCGTCTTCGACCACGGGCTGACCGTCGGCGACGGCGTCTTCGAGACCGTGAAGGCGGTCGAGGGCAGGCCGTTCGCGCTCACCCGGCACCTCGACCGGCTGACCCGCTCGGCCCGCGGCCTCGGCCTGCCCGACCCCGCCCACGACGAGATCCGCGAGGCCTGCACGGCGGTGCTCGCGGCCAACCCGATGCCGCTCGGCCGGCTGCGGATCACCTACACCGGCGGCTACGGCCCCCTCGGCTCCGACCGCGGCGCGCACGGCCCGACCCTCGTCGTCGCCCTCGGCGAGGTCACCCGCCGCCCGGACACCACCGCCGTCATCACCGTCCCGTGGACCCGCAACGAGCGCGGCGCCCTCACCGGCCTGAAGACCACCTCGTACGCCGAGAACGTCGTCGCCCTGGCCCGCGCCCACCGGCACGGCGCCTCCGAGGCACTCTTCGGCAACACGGTCGGGCGGCTCTGCGAGGGCACCGGATCCAACGTCTTCGTCGTCCTCGACGGCGAGATCCACACCCCGCCGGTCGCCTCCGGCTGCCTGCCCGGCATCACCCGCGCCCTGACGGTCGAGTGGACGGGCGCCAGGGAGACGGACCTGCCGCTGGACGTCGTGCAGCGCGCCGACGAGGTCTTCCTGACCTCCACCCTGCGGGACGTGCAGGCCGTGCACCGGGTCGACGGCCGCGAACTGCCCGGCACGCCGGGCCCGGTGACCGCCAAGGCCATGCGGATCTTCGACGAGCTGTCCGGGCAGGACCTGGATCCCTGA
- a CDS encoding DsbA family protein — MSDSSPVRTDALVLDVWCELQCPDCRGALDDVRALRARYGDRLEPRLRHFPLEKHKHAFAAAQAAEEALEQGQGWAYVEAVLERVEELDRRGEPFLVEVARELGLDAEEFDTALIDGRHILTVDADQAEGKAIGVTGTPTYVVGGERLCGGKSQEGLRERIEGIVDRLLADGTA; from the coding sequence ATGAGCGACTCCTCACCCGTACGCACCGACGCCCTCGTCCTCGACGTCTGGTGCGAACTCCAGTGCCCCGACTGCCGCGGCGCCCTCGACGACGTCCGCGCCCTGCGCGCCCGCTACGGTGACCGGCTGGAACCGCGTCTGCGGCACTTCCCCCTGGAGAAGCACAAGCACGCCTTCGCCGCCGCCCAGGCCGCCGAGGAGGCGCTGGAGCAGGGCCAGGGCTGGGCGTACGTGGAGGCCGTGCTGGAGCGGGTGGAGGAACTGGACCGTAGGGGCGAACCCTTCCTGGTCGAGGTGGCCCGGGAACTCGGACTGGACGCCGAGGAGTTCGACACCGCGCTGATCGACGGCCGGCATATCCTGACCGTCGACGCCGACCAGGCCGAGGGCAAGGCCATCGGTGTCACCGGCACGCCCACGTACGTCGTCGGCGGCGAACGCCTCTGCGGCGGCAAGAGCCAGGAGGGGCTGCGCGAGCGCATCGAGGGCATCGTGGACCGGCTGCTGGCCGACGGGACGGCCTGA
- a CDS encoding CGNR zinc finger domain-containing protein — MLITHDTRCALDTVVDLVNSAPEEDPAADGLPDLRALAEFVRNHQISDVGVLSEFDLSAVRRIRGRFASVFAAPDARSAATLINELVAAAGTTPRLTDHDGYDWHVHYFAPGASVADHLAADCGMALAFFVVAGEQERLRRCEAPDCRRAFVDLSRNRSRRYCDSRTCGNRLHVAAYRARRKEATG, encoded by the coding sequence GTGCTGATCACCCACGACACCCGGTGCGCCCTCGACACCGTGGTGGATCTGGTGAACTCCGCGCCGGAGGAGGACCCGGCGGCGGACGGGCTGCCCGACCTCCGGGCTCTCGCGGAGTTCGTACGGAACCACCAGATCAGCGACGTCGGCGTCCTCTCGGAGTTCGACCTCTCCGCGGTGCGCCGGATCCGGGGGCGGTTCGCCTCGGTCTTCGCCGCGCCCGATGCCCGGTCGGCGGCCACGCTGATCAACGAACTGGTCGCCGCGGCGGGCACCACCCCCCGTCTCACGGACCACGACGGCTACGACTGGCATGTGCACTACTTCGCGCCGGGCGCCTCGGTCGCCGACCATCTCGCCGCCGACTGCGGGATGGCGCTCGCCTTCTTCGTGGTGGCCGGGGAGCAGGAACGGCTGCGGCGCTGTGAGGCACCGGACTGCCGGCGCGCCTTCGTCGATCTCTCCCGCAACCGCTCGCGCCGCTACTGCGACAGCCGGACCTGCGGGAACCGGCTGCACGTCGCCGCCTACCGGGCCCGGCGCAAAGAGGCGACAGGCTGA